A single genomic interval of Armigeres subalbatus isolate Guangzhou_Male chromosome 1, GZ_Asu_2, whole genome shotgun sequence harbors:
- the LOC134221652 gene encoding cadherin-89D isoform X3 has translation MRIIPRIILLLFLLFFNSASSEACKLYSKSNLRTKSDGVQFLRLKEDFPVGGEIVSLYAYPRNSILIARTENSSDSEYFKLKEVNNTVVSVILNRSLDQLVDNDNPQSILKFSVFCSGTSMSMKHDNQSSFFTITVYIEDINDNDPEFINLPYAITLDESTPIETVVFNRIKAIDRDKPNTPNSDIEYAIAPKQIKSGDFPFRLESSQKPKLILQRPLDYDTGLHSMNVLVIASDRGNPPRTANATVRVTVRDVDDLSPIFTRAIYRTKLKESFPITGKPIHQAVPFDPPIGAFDQDSLNATLVYSIIGGNERKLFWMSPETGVIFLQKEIDLEAESLPDNTMVLQIEARQTNSPSRSSLARVEMEIIDLNDNLPEFEVDLYNISIIENLPKGFSILQVNAIDRDQGENAEFYYYLGAEDPKGAFVIDHMSGWIVVNDETFLDKEARNSLHMTVNAMERIEQVDRSRNYGTVQVEITLLDTNDNTPEFEQGTLYEFKANCSAAVGSKVGSIKALDPDDMGNGQIQYHIKNVRPNLAIPFKLDPDTGDIKVTETLTYGKIAFFVEARDQPQNPSESRFNVALVTIDIVCQSIEEIEFIGAPYEFWVGADAPIGASVGQIRTTFDSNTEEEIFFDLLHSYPEGVPFAIEERSGIVTVIEVLDKFDRRCYEFETVVSYLPNAEGKNLDQLTPEAYNNLEKIIVTNVTIHVIKNNFMLLRGTNSTPIEFKIKENKPNTIIGQLKFQDFQEQCEADEKGIPPLISVRGDRNRSDRQVFNLNGKNRTRYGRRFIREVATDYVQLYPLVAFDAIYTTNVTTRKARNSRYSRNPTSGVQYSLVNSYDVAETIRLTNDGKLMTVKGLDREKQDLIKVTIIAEYFYKHRTFAGIYQVVILVEDENDNPPKFNQPYFLGVIAENSPIGTEIVLNNPIIITDQDIGVNSEYELILSGESNSFAAQFSNSTLSNYNKTVAHIFKNLQIANLDSSEVLNRRVDFRSKPFEGINGSTPHYNILFMGPNKLDREEIDSLNLKMVATDRDSLTSEVELRILILDVNDNPPIFDKIAIFRKSKCEMLENLSDLELYYLDELETEVLPEFMEMEKNGGRLSYGVDSLFEMVQSAPYVGMPRLLDGQAMLGNRSLVMKRKLYKPKARLRTGTRNTRAISKQSGLRFSLPENVEVGKVILKLTASDDDFDKNSKVFYEIVNQEEIPVKNRSSYFKIDRSSGELKAVKRLPPETEIRLNISAKDVGGLTDVISLEFKIYDVNDNSPVFEQQWYTFKVDEGSYPITGKNIGKVRATDEDLGMNGNVSYLLLAEDDAKIPFSISPLEGTIRVSGEIDRESIASYHFKVLASDNNFDLKLSAMVDVEVIVLDKNDNSPEFTTYDELHYDRSSIKRLPVYVSYINVNSKPGTFVKQVQAKDNDFAENGNGLVIFSLTGQSDLLQFSIDPKDGVITTATKFIPPTNRKTYQHINVTIVASDFGTPPRSSSALLIVNLQGDPERMNAVEERVPLFPYKYYELELRENEHAPKIALNISLNKKYAKDNFRWTIVNDDNGDKFRIDENNGSLWLLQPLDREEQDSYEIKIKVDRLKSRESRNIPSVLYALENPVKKKTHKLHDNEVEILIKVMDVNDNAPIFRDNDGPIIAVVPDRANYGYSVLKVEAFDEDAGSNGDIRYSLLNEPARLFDVDALTGQIRLLSSLVNFQDRVFGFDVKATDRVGADDGQSTIANVFVYVLNSMQEVRLIMAGLPVEVEKQMGMITASLSLATGYDVRIRALESNNKVDEATNLYLYAIDRKSNSLVEMAELQRSLASLDMANLKPNLPIIELTELTLSALEPHPYDAGMKGIELATVVIGGLIFAGGTATALCIACARYRRGMYSNYLY, from the exons CAGTCGTCATTTTTCACAATTACTGTTTACATAGAAGATATCAACGATAATGATCCCGAATTTATCAATCTACCGTATGCGATCACGCTGGACGAATCAACGCCAATTGAGACGGTGGTGTTTAATAGAATTAAGGCAATTGATCGTGATAAGCCAAACACGCCGAATTCCGACATTGAGTACGCGATCGCGCCGAAGCAGATCAAGAGCGGCGACTTCCCGTTTCGTCTGGAGAGCTCCCAGAAGCCGAAGCTGATCCTCCAGCGGCCGCTCGACTACGACACCGGGCTGCACTCGATGAATGTGCTGGTGATTGCGAGCGACCGTGGGAACCCACCGCGCACGGCCAACGCAACCGTTCGGGTGACGGTCCGGGACGTGGACGACTTGTCGCCGATCTTCACCCGGGCCATTTATCGCACCAAGCTGAAGGAGTCGTTTCCGATTACG GGCAAGCCCATTCACCAGGCGGTGCCTTTTGATCCTCCGATCGGGGCGTTCGATCAGGACTCGTTGAATGCGACGCTGGTCTACAGCATAATTGGCGGTAATGAGCGAAAATTGTTCTGGATGTCACCGGAAACGGGCGTGATCTTCCTCCAGAAGGAGATAGATTTGGAGGCGGAGAGTCTGCCAGACAACACAATGGTGCTGCAGATCGAGGCGAGGCAAACAAATAGTCCGTCACGGAGTTCTTTGGCAAG GGTGGAAATGGAGATCATTGATCTGAACGACAATCTTCCTGAATTTGAGGTTGATCTCTACAACATATCGATCATCGAAAATCTTCCGAAGGGCTTTAGCATTCTTCAGGTGAACGCGATCGATCGCGATCAAGGTGAGAATGCTGAGTTCTACTACTACTTGGGAGCGGAGGACCCCAAAGGAGCGTTTGTTATTGATCACATGTCTGGTTGGATTGTGGTAAATGATGAAACATTCCTCGATAAGGAGGCTCGCAATTCGCTTCATATGACGGTTAATGCCATGGAACGGATAGAGCAAGTTGATCGTAGTCGCAATTATGGAACTGTACAGGTGGAGATCACTTTGTTGGACACAAACGACAACACTCCTGAGTTCGAGCAGGGAACTTTGTACGAATTTAAAGCGAATTGTAGTGCTGCCGTTGGAAGTAAAGTGGGGTCCATCAAAGCTCTTGACCCGGATGATATGGGTAACGGTCAGATTCAGTATCACATAAAAAACGTTCGACCAAATCTGGCGATCCCCTTCAAGCTTGATCCAGACACGGGAGACATTAAGGTGACAGAGACATTGACGTACGGAAAGATTGCATTTTTTGTCGAAGCACGCGATCAACCACAAAACCCATCCGAATCACGATTCAATGTGGCTTTGGTTACGATCGATATCGTGTGTCAATCAATCGAAGAAATCGAGTTCATTGGGGCTCCGTACGAATTCTGGGTAGGAGCGGATGCACCAATTGGAGCATCTGTAGGACAAATACGCACCACATTTGACTCGAATACGGAAGAAGAGATCTTTTTTGATCTCCTCCATTCTTACCCAGAAGGAGTACCCTTCGCGATTGAAGAACGATCCGGAATTGTGACGGTGATTGAGGTTCTTGACAAGTTCGACAGACGTTGTTACGAATTTGAAACGGTTGTATCATATCTGCCGAACGCCGAAGGTAAAAATCTTGACCAACTGACTCCCGAAGCGTACAACAATTTGGAGAAGATAATCGTTACGAACGTTACCATTCACGTCATCAAGAACAACTTCATGCTTCTCAGAGGGACTAATTCAACCCCCATCGAGTTTAAGATCAAGGAAAACAAACCAAATACGATTATTGGACAGCTCAAGTTCCAGGACTTCCAAGAGCAATGCGAAGCCGACgaaaaaggaattcctccgttgATTTCGGTACGAGGCGATCGCAACCGCAGTGACCGGCAGGTTTTCAATCTCAATGGTAAGAATCGGACCCGCTACGGTCGGAGATTTATTCGAGAAGTAGCCACGGATTACGTTCAACTGTACCCATTGGTTGCCTTCGATGCCATTTACACAACGAATGTGACAACCAGAAAGGCAAGAAATTCCAGATACTCTCGCAACCCGACTAGTGGAGTTCAATATTCGCTGGTCAATAGCTATGACGTTGCGGAAACCATCCGCCTCACGAACGATGGCAAACTGATGACCGTGAAGGGTCTTGATCGCGAGAAGCAAGACCTGATCAAAGTGACGATCATCGCGGAGTACTTCTATAAGCATCGCACTTTCGCCGGCATCTACCAGGTTGTAATCCTGGTGGAAGATGAAAACGATAACCCACCAAAGTTCAATCAGCCCTACTTCTTGGGGGTGATCGCGGAAAATTCCCCCATAGGAACGGAAATTGTCCTAAATAATCCGATCATCATAACCGATCAGGACATCGGCGTAAACTCCGAGTACGAACTGATCCTATCGGGTGAGTCGAATTCCTTCGCGGCACAGTTCTCCAATTCCACCCTTTCGAACTACAACAAAACTGTGGCGCACATTTTCAAGAATCTTCAGATCGCCAACCTCGATTCCAGCGAAGTGCTCAATCGACGTGTTGATTTTCGGTCGAAGCCTTTCGAGGGGATAAATGGATCGACCCCGCATTACAACATCCTCTTCATGGGACCGAACAAGCTCGATCGCGAGGAGATCGACAGCCTGAATCTGAAAATGGTGGCCACCGATCGGGACAGTTTGACCTCGGAGGTGGAGCTGCGGATTCTGATCTTGGACGTGAACGACAATCCGCCGATTTTCGATAAGATCGCAATTTTCCGCAAGAGTAAGTGCGAGATGTTGGAGAATCTGAGCGATCTGGAGTTGTACTATCTGGACGAGTTGGAGACGGAAGTGTTGCCCGAGTTCATGGAGATGGAGAAGAATGGCGGTCGGTTGAGCTACGGTGTTGACAGTTTGTTCGAGATGGTGCAATCGGCTCCGTACGTGGGGATGCCCCGGTTGCTTGACGGGCAGGCGATGTTGGGGAATCGATCATTGGTTATGAAGAGGAAGCTGTACAAACCGAAAGCACGGCTGCGAACGGGCACGAGGAATACCAGGGCGATAAGCAAACAGTCCGGGTTGAGATTTAGTCTTCCGGAGAATGTGGAGGTCGGGAAGGTGATTCTGAAACTGACCGCTAGCGATGATGACTTTGACAAGAACTCGAAGGTGTTTTATGAAATCGTGAATCAGGAGGAGATTCCTGTGAAGAATAGGAGCAGTTATTTTAAGATTGATCGATCGAGCGGGGAACTGAAGGCGGTGAAACGGTTGCCACCGGAGACGGAGATCAGATTGAATATTTCAGCAAAAGATGTTGGTGGATTGACGGACGTGATTAGTTTGGAGTTCAAGATCTACGATGTGAATGACAATTCTCCGGTGTTCGAACAGCAGTGGTACACGTTCAAGGTTGACGAGGGAAGTTATCCGATCACTGGGAAGAACATTGGTAAGGTGCGAGCGACTGACGAAGATCTGGGAATGAACGGGAACGTGTCATATCTTCTGCTGGCAGAGGATGATGCAAAAATTCCGTTTTCAATATCACCATTAGAAGGCACAATTCGTGTTTCCGGCGAAATCGATCGAGAATCGATTGCGTCTTACCATTTCAAAGTGTTGGCGTCGGATAACAATTTTGACCTGAAACTGTCCGCAATGGTGGATGTTGAGGTTATCGTACTGGACAAGAACGATAACAGTCCGGAGTTCACCACCTACGATGAACTGCATTATGATCGCAGTAGCATTAAACGACTTCCCGTTTATGTGTCGTACATCAACGTAAATTCCAAACCGGGAACCTTCGTCAAACAGGTTCAGGCGAAGGATAATGACTtcgccgaaaatggaaacggattGGTGATCTTTTCCCTGACTGGTCAAAGCGATCTTCTGCAGTTCAGTATCGATCCCAAGGACGGAGTTATTACCACGGCAACCAAATTCATCCCACCGACGAATCGGAAGACCTATCAGCACATAAACGTGACGATAGTTGCCTCCGACTTTGGAACACCTCCACGATCGAGTAGTGCCCTGTTGATCGTCAACCTTCAGGGCGATCCGGAGAGGATGAACGCGGTCGAGGAGCGAGTTCCTCTATTTCCGTACAAATACTATGAATTGGAATTACGCGAAAACGAGCATGCCCCCAAAATAGCTCTGAACATCAGCCTTAACAAAAAATATGCAAAGGATAATTTCCGGTGGACAATCGTCAATGACGATAACGGCGACAAATTCCGGATCGATGAAAATAATGGATCTCTTTGGTTGCTACAGCCATTGGATCGGGAAGAACAGGATTCCTACGAGATCAAAATCAAGGTGGATAGACTCAAGTCTCGAGAAAGCCGAAACATTCCAAGTGTGTTGTACGCACTGGAGAATCCAGTAAAAAAGAAGACCCACAAACTGCACGACAACGAGGTGGAGATCCTGATCAAAGTGATGGACGTGAACGACAATGCACCGATCTTCCGAGACAATGATGGACCGATTATTGCGGTTGTCCCTGATCGAGCTAACTACGGGTACTCGGTGCTGAAGGTCGAAGCCTTTGACGAGGATGCCGGAAGCAATGGCGACATCCGTTATTCGCTGCTAAACGAACCGGCCAGACTGTTCGACGTGGATGCTTTGACGGGGCAGATCCGACTGCTGAGTTCGTTGGTCAATTTCCAGGACCGAGTCTTTGGATTCGATGTCAAGGCAACGGATCGAGTAGGCGCCGACGACGGTCAGTCGACCATTGCCAACGTCTTTGTTTACGTGCTAAACTCGATGCAAGAGGTGCGTCTAATAATGGCCGGCCTCCCCGTGGAGGTGGAAAAACAGATGGGAATGATTACGGCCAGTTTGAGTCTTGCCACCGGGTACGACGTGCGGATACGTGCCTTGGAAAGCAACAACAAAGTGGACGAAGC CACAAACTTGTACCTGTATGCCATCGATCGGAAGTCCAATTCCCTGGTGGAAATGGCGGAACTTCAGAG GTCCCTCGCATCGCTGGATATGGCTAATTTGAAGCCAAATTTGCCCATCATCGAACTGACGGAGCTGACGCTGAGTGCGCTGGAACCGCACCCCTACGACGCCGGCATGAAGGGAATCGAACTGGCCACGGTCGTTATCGGGGGGCTGATTTTCGCTGGAGGAACAGCGACGGCCCTGTGCATCGCATGCGCCCGGTACCGACG CGGAATGTATAGCAACTATTTATATTAA